From Fibrobacter sp., a single genomic window includes:
- a CDS encoding PDDEXK nuclease domain-containing protein: MKNSIIDSHFVDDICRIINEGQAGASKAVVSVAITTYWNIGKRIVEEEQCGAMRAQYGKRIVSELAEKLKTLYGAGYGKRNLAYYRRFYLVFPNYEILHTCVQNLSWSHIRLLIHIENEEERQWYLTETISGTWSVRTLERNIASQYYGRRLLVQRTDQSSAKTKEDVRKSPENFIKNPLIADFLQFHQNSRYTETQLEQALIDNLQQFILELGKGYDIYAVRRGT; this comes from the coding sequence ATGAAAAATTCAATCATCGACTCTCATTTTGTCGACGATATTTGTCGCATCATCAATGAGGGGCAAGCAGGAGCATCGAAGGCTGTAGTCTCCGTTGCAATCACAACCTATTGGAACATTGGCAAGCGCATTGTTGAAGAAGAACAGTGCGGCGCTATGCGAGCTCAATACGGAAAAAGAATAGTATCGGAACTTGCAGAAAAATTGAAAACTTTATATGGAGCAGGCTATGGCAAGCGCAACTTAGCTTACTATAGAAGGTTTTATTTGGTTTTCCCTAACTACGAGATTTTGCACACGTGTGTGCAAAATTTAAGCTGGTCTCACATTCGCCTGTTAATCCATATTGAAAACGAGGAGGAAAGGCAATGGTATTTGACCGAGACAATTTCTGGTACATGGAGTGTTCGTACTTTGGAACGTAATATTGCATCACAATATTATGGTCGAAGACTTTTAGTACAGCGAACAGATCAGTCCTCGGCAAAAACGAAGGAAGATGTGAGAAAATCTCCTGAAAATTTTATAAAGAATCCTCTTATAGCAGACTTTTTGCAGTTTCATCAAAACTCAAGATATACAGAAACTCAGCTAGAACAAGCCTTGATTGACAATCTCCAGCAATTTATTCTGGAGTTAGGCAAAGGATATGACATATATGCCGTCAGAAGAGGAACTTAA